In a single window of the Streptomyces cinnabarinus genome:
- a CDS encoding glycine--tRNA ligase, producing the protein MAADKIDTIVSLSKRRGFVFPCSEIYGGQRAAWDYGPLGVELKENLKRQWWRYMVTSREDVVGIDSSVILASEVWVASGHVATFTDPLTECTSCHKRFRADHLEEAYEAKKGHLPENGLADLNCPNCGNKGQFTEPKQFSGLLSTHLGPTQDSGSIAYLRPETAQGIFTNFAQVQTTSRRKPPFGIAQMGKSFRNEITPGNFIFRTREFEQMEMEFFVKPGEDEKWQEYWMGQRWNWYTGLGLREENMRWYEHPKEKLSHYSKRTADIEYRFQFGGNEWGELEGVANRTDYDLGAHSKASGQDLSYYDQEAQERWTPYVIEPAAGVGRAMLAFLLDAYVEDEAPNAKGKLEKRTVLRLDPRLAPVKVAVLPLSRNPELSPKAKGLAQALRQHWNIEFDDAGAIGRRYRRQDEIGTPYCVTVDFDTLDDNAVTVRERDSMKQERVSLDQIEGYLASRLIGC; encoded by the coding sequence GTGGCCGCCGACAAGATCGACACCATCGTCAGCCTGAGCAAGCGCCGTGGCTTCGTATTCCCCTGTAGTGAGATCTACGGCGGTCAGCGCGCCGCCTGGGACTACGGGCCGCTCGGTGTCGAGCTCAAGGAGAACCTCAAGCGCCAGTGGTGGCGCTACATGGTGACGTCGCGCGAGGACGTCGTCGGTATCGACTCGTCCGTCATCCTGGCCTCCGAGGTCTGGGTCGCCTCCGGCCATGTCGCCACCTTCACGGACCCGCTGACGGAGTGCACCTCCTGTCACAAGCGGTTCCGCGCCGACCACCTGGAGGAGGCGTACGAGGCCAAGAAGGGCCACCTCCCGGAGAACGGCCTCGCCGACCTCAACTGCCCCAACTGCGGCAACAAGGGCCAGTTCACCGAGCCCAAGCAGTTCTCGGGCCTCCTCTCCACCCACCTCGGCCCGACGCAGGACAGCGGCTCGATCGCTTACCTCCGCCCCGAGACCGCCCAGGGCATCTTCACCAACTTCGCCCAGGTGCAGACCACTTCGCGCCGCAAGCCGCCGTTCGGCATCGCCCAGATGGGCAAGTCGTTCCGCAACGAGATCACGCCCGGCAACTTCATCTTCCGCACCCGTGAGTTCGAGCAGATGGAGATGGAGTTCTTCGTCAAGCCGGGCGAGGACGAGAAGTGGCAGGAGTACTGGATGGGGCAGCGCTGGAACTGGTACACCGGTCTCGGCCTGCGCGAGGAGAACATGCGGTGGTACGAGCACCCGAAGGAGAAGCTCTCCCACTACTCCAAGCGCACCGCTGACATCGAGTACCGCTTCCAGTTCGGCGGCAACGAGTGGGGCGAGCTGGAGGGTGTCGCCAACCGCACCGACTACGACCTCGGCGCCCACTCCAAGGCCTCCGGCCAGGACCTCTCCTACTACGACCAGGAGGCCCAGGAGCGCTGGACGCCGTACGTCATCGAGCCGGCCGCCGGTGTCGGCCGCGCGATGCTGGCGTTCCTGCTGGACGCCTACGTCGAGGACGAGGCGCCCAACGCCAAGGGCAAGCTGGAGAAGCGCACGGTGCTGCGCCTCGACCCACGGCTGGCCCCGGTGAAGGTCGCGGTGCTGCCGCTGTCCCGCAACCCGGAGCTGTCCCCGAAGGCCAAGGGCCTGGCCCAGGCGCTGCGCCAGCACTGGAACATCGAGTTCGACGACGCGGGTGCCATCGGCCGCCGCTACCGCCGTCAGGACGAGATCGGCACGCCGTACTGCGTGACGGTCGACTTCGACACCCTGGACGACAACGCGGTCACCGTCCGCGAGCGTGACTCGATGAAGCAGGAGCGCGTCTCCCTGGACCAGATCGAGGGCTACCTCGCCTCGCGTCTGATCGGCTGCTAG
- a CDS encoding metal ABC transporter substrate-binding protein has product MNVRRHHISGVAVAAATALALGTLSACSDSAAAGNTEKFDVVASFYPMAFLAERIGGEHVNVTSLTEPGQEPHDLEISAKQTAQLQESDAALYLKGLQPSVDEAIAQSEAGTKIDATELTSLEEHGTEVGGHAEEHDHEHEEGGADPHIWLDPMKYAEVAEGIGKAFEKADPDHAADYKKNTAALVEQLDGLNTKFEDGLKNTDTKVFITTHAAFGYLAERYGLTEEAISGLDPESEPSASRVKDLEKTAKADGVTTVFYETLVSDKTAKTLAGDANLRTDVLDPIEGITDDSRGKDYFQVMESNLKALQSALGAK; this is encoded by the coding sequence ATGAACGTACGACGACACCACATATCCGGGGTGGCCGTGGCGGCCGCCACGGCCCTCGCCCTGGGCACCCTCTCCGCCTGCTCCGACAGCGCCGCCGCGGGCAACACGGAGAAGTTCGACGTCGTCGCGTCGTTCTACCCGATGGCCTTCCTCGCCGAGCGGATCGGCGGGGAGCATGTGAACGTCACCAGTCTCACCGAGCCCGGCCAGGAGCCGCACGACCTGGAGATCAGCGCGAAGCAGACCGCGCAGCTCCAGGAGTCCGACGCGGCCCTCTACCTCAAGGGGCTCCAGCCCTCCGTCGACGAGGCGATCGCCCAGTCCGAGGCCGGGACGAAGATCGACGCCACCGAGCTGACCTCCCTGGAGGAGCACGGCACCGAGGTCGGCGGGCACGCCGAGGAGCACGACCACGAGCACGAGGAGGGCGGGGCGGACCCGCACATCTGGCTCGACCCCATGAAGTACGCCGAGGTCGCCGAGGGCATCGGCAAGGCCTTCGAGAAGGCCGACCCCGACCACGCCGCCGACTACAAGAAGAACACCGCGGCCCTGGTCGAGCAGCTCGACGGCCTGAACACGAAGTTCGAGGACGGGCTGAAGAACACCGACACCAAGGTCTTCATCACCACGCACGCCGCCTTCGGCTACCTCGCCGAGCGCTACGGCCTCACCGAGGAGGCCATCAGCGGCCTGGACCCGGAGTCCGAGCCGAGCGCCTCGCGCGTGAAGGACCTGGAGAAGACGGCGAAGGCCGACGGCGTCACCACCGTGTTCTACGAGACGCTCGTCAGCGACAAGACCGCGAAGACGCTCGCCGGCGACGCGAACCTCAGGACGGACGTTCTCGACCCGATCGAGGGCATCACCGACGACTCCCGCGGCAAGGACTACTTCCAGGTCATGGAGTCCAACCTCAAGGCGCTGCAGAGCGCCCTGGGAGCGAAATGA
- a CDS encoding metal ABC transporter ATP-binding protein has translation MSEPVISLRGVRADLGSRPVLRGIDLTVNRGEVVALLGANGSGKSTAVRSVIGQVQVSAGEIELFGTPRRRFRDWHRVGYVPQRTTAAGGVPATVTEVVSSGRLSRARFGLLRRADREAVNRALELVGMADRAKDSVDALSGGQHQRVLIARALAAEPELLIMDEPMAGVDLASQEVLARTLRGQVEAGTTVLLVLHELGPLEPLIDRAVVLRDGCVVHDGPPPEAVGQHALPGHDHVHPHAPAGAEPIRTGLLS, from the coding sequence ATGAGCGAGCCCGTCATCTCCCTGCGCGGTGTCCGCGCCGACCTGGGCTCGCGCCCCGTCCTGCGCGGGATCGACCTCACCGTGAACCGCGGTGAGGTCGTCGCGCTGCTCGGCGCCAACGGCTCCGGCAAGTCGACCGCCGTGCGCAGCGTCATCGGCCAGGTGCAGGTGAGCGCCGGTGAGATCGAGCTGTTCGGCACCCCGCGCCGCCGCTTCCGCGACTGGCACCGCGTCGGCTACGTCCCGCAGCGCACCACCGCGGCGGGCGGCGTCCCGGCCACGGTGACCGAGGTGGTCTCCTCGGGCCGGCTGTCCCGCGCCCGCTTCGGCCTGCTGCGCCGGGCGGACCGCGAGGCCGTGAACCGGGCCCTGGAGCTGGTCGGCATGGCGGACCGCGCGAAGGACTCCGTGGACGCGCTCTCCGGCGGCCAGCACCAGCGGGTGCTGATCGCCCGCGCGCTCGCCGCCGAACCCGAACTGCTGATCATGGACGAGCCGATGGCGGGCGTCGACCTGGCCAGCCAGGAGGTCCTGGCCCGGACCCTGCGCGGCCAGGTCGAGGCCGGTACGACGGTCCTGCTCGTCCTGCACGAACTGGGCCCCCTGGAGCCGCTGATCGACCGCGCGGTGGTCCTGCGCGACGGCTGCGTCGTCCACGACGGCCCGCCGCCCGAGGCCGTCGGCCAGCACGCGCTGCCCGGCCACGACCATGTCCACCCGCACGCCCCCGCGGGCGCCGAACCGATCCGCACGGGACTGCTGAGCTGA
- a CDS encoding metal ABC transporter permease yields MEILDYAFMQRALLAAVLVGITAPAVGIYLVQRRQALMGDGIGHVAMTGVGLGFLLSWSPVWMATLVSVLGAVLMELIRWYGKTRGDIALAMLFYGGMAGGVMFINLAPTGSNANLTSYLFGSLSTVSESDVTAICVLAAFVVLVTVGLRRQLFAVSQDEEFARVTGLPVRALNLLTAVTAAVTVTVAMRVVGLLLVSALMVVPVAAAQQLSRSFAATFAIAVAIGVTVTISGTVTSYYQDVPPGATIVLLTIGAFILLTALAAPLARRRAKALAAAQETGDPAECVIPASRGSGGKVGV; encoded by the coding sequence ATGGAAATCCTCGACTACGCCTTCATGCAGCGGGCCCTGCTCGCCGCCGTCCTGGTCGGCATCACCGCCCCCGCGGTCGGCATCTACCTGGTCCAGCGCCGCCAGGCCCTGATGGGCGACGGCATCGGCCATGTCGCGATGACCGGCGTCGGCCTCGGCTTCCTGCTCTCCTGGTCCCCGGTGTGGATGGCGACCCTGGTCTCCGTCCTCGGCGCGGTCCTCATGGAGCTCATCCGCTGGTACGGCAAGACGCGAGGCGACATCGCCCTCGCCATGCTCTTCTACGGCGGTATGGCGGGCGGCGTGATGTTCATCAACCTCGCGCCGACGGGCTCCAACGCCAACCTCACCTCGTATCTCTTCGGCTCCCTGTCGACGGTGAGCGAGTCGGACGTCACCGCGATCTGCGTCCTCGCGGCCTTCGTGGTCCTGGTCACCGTCGGCCTGCGCCGCCAGCTGTTCGCGGTGAGCCAGGACGAGGAGTTCGCGCGGGTCACGGGCCTGCCGGTGCGGGCGCTGAACCTGCTGACGGCGGTGACCGCGGCCGTGACGGTGACCGTCGCGATGCGCGTGGTCGGCCTGCTGCTGGTGTCGGCGCTGATGGTGGTCCCGGTGGCCGCGGCCCAGCAGCTCAGCCGCAGCTTCGCCGCGACCTTCGCCATCGCCGTCGCCATCGGCGTCACCGTGACGATCAGCGGCACGGTCACCTCGTACTACCAGGACGTGCCGCCCGGCGCGACCATCGTGCTGCTGACCATCGGCGCGTTCATCCTGCTGACCGCGCTGGCCGCGCCGCTGGCCCGGCGCCGCGCGAAGGCCCTGGCGGCGGCGCAGGAAACCGGCGACCCGGCCGAGTGTGTAATTCCGGCCAGCCGGGGCAGCGGGGGAAAGGTCGGTGTCTGA
- a CDS encoding Fur family transcriptional regulator: MTTAGPPVKGRSTRQRAAVAAALDEVDEFRSAQELHDMLKHKGDSVGLTTVYRTLQSLADAGEVDVLRTSDGESVYRRCSSGEHHHHLVCRVCGKAVEVEGPAVEKWAEAIAAEHGYVNVAHTVEIFGTCAECAAA, from the coding sequence GTGACGACCGCTGGACCGCCCGTGAAGGGCCGCTCCACCCGGCAGCGGGCCGCCGTCGCGGCGGCCCTGGACGAGGTCGACGAGTTCCGCAGCGCGCAGGAACTGCACGACATGCTCAAGCACAAGGGCGACTCGGTCGGGCTGACGACGGTCTACCGCACGCTCCAGTCCCTCGCCGACGCCGGCGAGGTCGACGTCCTGCGCACCTCCGACGGCGAGTCGGTCTACCGCCGCTGCTCCTCCGGCGAACACCACCACCACCTGGTCTGCCGCGTCTGCGGCAAGGCGGTCGAGGTCGAGGGCCCCGCGGTGGAGAAGTGGGCCGAGGCGATCGCGGCGGAACACGGCTATGTGAACGTGGCCCACACAGTGGAGATCTTCGGCACGTGCGCGGAGTGCGCCGCCGCGTGA
- a CDS encoding isoprenyl transferase, with amino-acid sequence MVVRGILGRQRREYRAPEPHPSGARAPKLPGELVPKHVAIVMDGNGRWAKERGLPRTEGHKVGAERVLDVLQGGVEMGVGAISLYAFSTENWKRSPDEVRFLMNFNRDFIRKTRDTLDELGIRVRWVGRMPKLWKSVAKELQIAQEQTKGNDKLTLYFCMNYGGRAEIADAAKALAEDVRAGRLDPSKVNEKTFAKYMYYPDMPDVDLFLRPSGEQRTSNYLLWQSAYAEMVFQDVLWPDFDRRDLWRACVEFASRDRRFGGAIPNEELLAMEGKQD; translated from the coding sequence ATGGTCGTACGCGGGATCCTGGGGCGGCAGCGTCGGGAGTACAGGGCGCCGGAGCCGCATCCGTCCGGGGCCCGTGCGCCGAAGCTCCCCGGGGAGCTCGTCCCGAAGCATGTGGCGATCGTCATGGACGGGAACGGGCGCTGGGCCAAGGAGCGCGGGCTGCCCCGCACCGAGGGCCACAAGGTCGGCGCCGAGCGGGTGCTGGACGTGCTCCAGGGCGGGGTCGAGATGGGCGTCGGGGCGATCTCGCTGTACGCCTTCTCCACCGAGAACTGGAAGCGCTCGCCCGACGAGGTGCGCTTCCTGATGAACTTCAACCGCGACTTCATCCGCAAGACCCGTGACACGCTCGACGAGCTGGGGATCCGGGTGCGCTGGGTGGGCCGGATGCCCAAGCTGTGGAAGTCGGTCGCCAAGGAGCTCCAGATCGCGCAGGAGCAGACCAAGGGCAATGACAAGCTCACGCTGTACTTCTGCATGAACTACGGCGGGCGGGCCGAGATCGCGGACGCCGCGAAGGCGCTCGCGGAGGATGTGCGGGCCGGGCGGCTGGATCCGTCGAAGGTCAACGAGAAGACCTTCGCGAAGTACATGTACTACCCGGACATGCCCGACGTGGATCTGTTCCTGCGGCCCAGCGGCGAGCAGCGGACCTCCAACTACCTGCTCTGGCAGAGCGCTTACGCCGAGATGGTCTTCCAGGACGTGCTGTGGCCGGACTTCGACCGCCGTGACCTGTGGCGGGCGTGCGTGGAGTTCGCGTCGAGGGACCGGCGGTTCGGGGGCGCGATCCCGAACGAGGAGCTGCTGGCCATGGAGGGCAAGCAGGACTGA
- the recO gene encoding DNA repair protein RecO, translating into MSLFRDDGIVLRTQKLGEADRIITLLTRGHGRVRAVARGVRRTKSKFGARLEPFSHVDVQFFARGSELIGRGLPLCTQSETIAPYGGGIVSDYARYTAGTAMLETAERFTDHEGEPAVQQYLLLVGALRTLARGEHAPHLVLDAFLLRSLAVNGYAPSFGDCAKCGMPGPNRFFSVASGGSVCVDCRVAGSVVPSPQTLELLGALLTGDWGTADACEPRYVREGSGLVSAYLHWHLERGLRSLRYVEK; encoded by the coding sequence ATGAGTCTCTTCCGGGATGACGGCATCGTTCTTCGCACCCAGAAGCTCGGCGAAGCCGACCGCATCATCACGTTGCTCACTCGTGGACACGGGCGCGTGCGGGCGGTGGCCCGGGGGGTGCGGCGGACCAAGTCGAAGTTCGGGGCCCGGCTGGAGCCGTTCTCCCACGTGGACGTGCAGTTCTTCGCGCGGGGCAGCGAGCTCATCGGGCGGGGGCTGCCGCTGTGCACGCAGAGCGAGACCATCGCGCCGTACGGCGGGGGCATCGTCAGCGACTACGCGCGGTACACCGCCGGGACGGCCATGCTGGAGACCGCCGAGCGGTTCACCGACCACGAGGGCGAGCCGGCGGTCCAGCAGTACCTGCTGCTCGTCGGGGCGCTGCGGACGCTCGCCCGCGGTGAGCACGCCCCGCACCTTGTTCTCGACGCCTTCCTGCTGCGGTCGCTCGCCGTCAACGGCTACGCCCCCAGCTTCGGCGACTGTGCGAAGTGCGGGATGCCCGGACCCAACCGTTTCTTCTCGGTCGCCTCCGGGGGCTCCGTATGCGTCGACTGCCGGGTGGCCGGTAGCGTCGTACCCTCGCCGCAGACCCTGGAACTGCTCGGTGCGCTGCTTACGGGAGACTGGGGCACTGCGGACGCCTGCGAGCCGCGGTACGTCCGGGAGGGCAGCGGACTGGTCTCCGCCTACCTGCACTGGCATCTGGAGCGCGGGCTGCGTTCGCTTCGGTACGTGGAAAAGTAA
- a CDS encoding DUF1266 domain-containing protein, protein MYPFVRIDDDSARHWLTEQWGISSRAALVDRLDDLSRTGYRARAQRLTGVSPLAWDAALYVDISRRGFACGLLDEGDTWTALKNIVPSVVRTYASWHEYADHYLLGRQVWQDTLRGTPDADFPAPQATADAHLRSLLDPANRTSPWNQAPWTAISSPDRPRGTRE, encoded by the coding sequence TTGTACCCGTTCGTTCGGATCGACGACGACAGCGCCCGGCACTGGCTGACCGAGCAGTGGGGGATCAGCTCCCGGGCGGCCCTCGTCGACCGCCTGGACGACCTGTCCCGCACCGGCTACCGGGCCCGGGCGCAACGGCTCACCGGGGTCTCGCCGCTCGCCTGGGACGCGGCGCTGTACGTCGACATCTCGCGCCGGGGGTTCGCCTGCGGGCTGCTCGACGAGGGCGACACCTGGACCGCGCTGAAGAACATCGTGCCGTCGGTGGTGCGGACGTACGCCTCCTGGCACGAGTACGCCGACCACTACCTGCTGGGCCGCCAGGTCTGGCAGGACACGCTGCGCGGCACCCCCGACGCCGACTTCCCCGCGCCGCAGGCGACGGCCGACGCCCATCTGCGCTCCCTGCTGGACCCGGCCAACCGCACCAGCCCCTGGAACCAGGCCCCCTGGACCGCCATCAGCAGCCCCGACCGCCCCCGCGGTACGAGAGAATGA
- a CDS encoding DUF6879 family protein, with protein MATGTFFLTNVLTPDAGEQWQWTMPVVVGSAVLIMQYLVDFGERLEAVEESQKRRIRGMRDSLADHHREMRSAVDESFAKINAATELFSQVDRSVLRSDGVTRLARKYTQVGEHGSEIVKRFAQEEIASLALLMESLSNGTADCPGENHEWLIDLTACTKKTLYATSTSVDRDFWSSGPGKRYLVAQGDAIRKRGVEIRRLFLVDSPDEITEALRKLCERQRRYGIDARIVDQSELDSAPVTSVNDFIIFDGELCYEIEPDVRAAPTKTTLKMTADHVLERVERFDDLWEASSAE; from the coding sequence GTGGCGACCGGAACGTTCTTTCTCACCAACGTCCTGACCCCGGACGCCGGGGAGCAGTGGCAGTGGACGATGCCCGTGGTGGTGGGCAGCGCGGTCCTGATCATGCAGTACCTGGTGGACTTCGGTGAGCGGCTGGAGGCCGTGGAGGAGTCCCAGAAACGGCGGATCCGCGGGATGCGGGACAGCCTCGCCGACCATCACCGCGAGATGCGGTCCGCGGTCGACGAGAGCTTCGCGAAGATCAACGCGGCGACCGAGCTGTTCAGCCAGGTGGACCGGTCCGTGCTGCGCTCCGACGGGGTGACCCGGCTGGCGCGGAAGTACACCCAGGTCGGCGAGCACGGCTCGGAGATAGTGAAGCGGTTCGCACAGGAGGAGATCGCCAGCCTCGCGCTGCTGATGGAGTCCCTCAGCAACGGCACCGCGGACTGCCCCGGCGAGAACCACGAGTGGCTGATCGACCTGACCGCGTGCACCAAGAAGACGCTCTACGCCACCAGCACCTCCGTCGACCGGGACTTCTGGTCCAGTGGCCCCGGCAAGCGGTACCTGGTCGCGCAGGGCGACGCGATCCGCAAACGGGGCGTGGAGATCCGGCGGCTGTTCCTGGTCGACTCCCCGGACGAGATCACCGAGGCCCTGCGCAAGCTGTGCGAGAGACAGCGCAGGTACGGCATCGACGCGCGGATCGTGGACCAGTCGGAACTCGACAGCGCGCCGGTGACCTCGGTGAACGACTTCATCATCTTCGACGGCGAGCTGTGCTACGAGATCGAGCCCGATGTCCGGGCCGCGCCCACGAAGACCACGCTGAAGATGACCGCGGACCATGTCCTGGAGCGCGTCGAGCGCTTCGACGACCTGTGGGAGGCCAGCAGTGCCGAGTGA
- a CDS encoding SCO2521 family protein — translation MPAPGQSARPVLVCGEVRTCLLPSFQALDGRAAAQLLRLRADEHVRVSERPNLYVRSPEVLTGVDCRLPTANGARVRAVGTVAARAALTEGRVLQATAWFSAPAAGPDLRRPWGQYLVRPGLVEPFGKLPEQAIAQGVLRGAGRGELDLGMIAEGLLAQLLRHALLDHKAPFKSRRTQLRWTARRAPAGAGPALTRFTLAEDGLRTMELRLPEDIPAAAAASLCEDLALHDWLLTTVVHMLDTSRLGAADGPSAVLALRPAVDHLLHLWMPRAHVDRSLGHLWDELEQEPGFTRQWRSLVQRIRDQLAVQTIPLLHQALSTR, via the coding sequence ATGCCGGCCCCCGGACAGTCGGCGCGTCCGGTCCTCGTCTGCGGCGAGGTGCGCACCTGTCTGCTGCCGTCCTTCCAGGCACTGGACGGCCGGGCCGCCGCCCAACTGCTCAGGCTGCGCGCCGACGAACACGTCCGGGTCTCCGAGCGGCCCAACCTCTACGTCCGCTCGCCGGAGGTGCTGACCGGCGTGGACTGCCGGCTGCCCACCGCCAACGGCGCCCGGGTCCGGGCCGTCGGCACCGTCGCCGCCCGCGCCGCGCTCACCGAGGGCCGGGTGCTCCAGGCCACCGCCTGGTTCAGCGCCCCCGCCGCCGGGCCCGATCTACGGCGGCCCTGGGGGCAGTACCTGGTCCGCCCCGGGCTCGTCGAACCGTTCGGGAAGCTGCCCGAACAGGCCATCGCACAGGGCGTGTTGCGCGGCGCCGGGCGCGGTGAGCTGGACCTCGGGATGATCGCGGAGGGACTGCTCGCCCAACTGCTGCGCCATGCCCTGCTCGACCACAAGGCGCCCTTCAAGTCCCGCCGTACGCAGCTGCGGTGGACCGCGCGCAGGGCCCCGGCCGGCGCGGGCCCGGCGCTGACCCGTTTCACACTCGCCGAGGACGGCCTGCGCACCATGGAGCTACGGCTGCCGGAGGACATCCCGGCGGCCGCGGCGGCGAGCCTGTGCGAGGACCTCGCACTGCACGACTGGCTGCTCACGACCGTCGTGCACATGCTGGACACCAGCCGGCTCGGCGCCGCGGACGGGCCCTCGGCCGTGCTCGCGCTGCGCCCGGCCGTCGACCATCTGCTGCATCTGTGGATGCCGCGCGCCCATGTGGACCGCTCACTCGGTCATCTCTGGGACGAGCTGGAACAGGAGCCGGGGTTCACCCGCCAGTGGCGGAGCCTGGTCCAGCGGATCCGCGACCAACTGGCCGTCCAGACCATTCCGTTGCTGCACCAGGCGCTGAGTACGCGCTGA
- a CDS encoding SCO2522 family protein, translated as MSEAVFRETSAEPRTQSVPLSHLSLELGHLYMEDFEDGPKRLGEHFAEVRIWVEAARASAARRAGPGRTRISTCFLVDDYFSRFSTPAELVPLILKEAEEAGLTIDYLARESGCAVADRIELAESVMHRLVESPPPGSYGSRPPVSRTGWLANGQRSPGRGAALSEVTAWQPPQETAARNHSVFMDVELWTDKDGRRLWSCPFLAAVWQLARLGLLRHLGEPVLTAKPWDGDGFPHDWDRLPPLLQLNPDADPFSAYRTCTLMPNRFLAVEDAVRLILDQIDVDTDALEQIDRRSRGERVEVPAVVAQRASYVFYEEPAEPPAEGS; from the coding sequence ATGAGCGAGGCCGTCTTCCGGGAGACCAGCGCCGAGCCACGCACCCAGTCGGTGCCGCTGTCCCATCTCTCGCTGGAGCTGGGCCACCTCTACATGGAGGACTTCGAGGACGGGCCCAAGCGGCTCGGCGAGCACTTCGCCGAGGTGCGGATCTGGGTGGAGGCCGCCCGTGCCTCCGCCGCCCGGCGCGCGGGCCCGGGACGGACCCGGATCAGCACCTGCTTCCTCGTCGACGACTACTTCAGCCGTTTCTCCACCCCGGCCGAACTCGTGCCCCTGATCCTGAAGGAGGCCGAGGAGGCCGGGCTCACCATCGACTACCTGGCCCGCGAGTCCGGCTGCGCCGTCGCCGACCGGATCGAGCTCGCCGAGTCCGTCATGCACCGTCTCGTGGAGTCCCCGCCGCCCGGCTCCTACGGCTCCCGCCCACCCGTCAGCCGCACCGGCTGGCTCGCCAACGGCCAGCGCAGCCCCGGCCGGGGCGCCGCGCTCTCCGAGGTCACCGCCTGGCAGCCGCCCCAGGAGACCGCCGCCCGCAACCACTCCGTCTTCATGGACGTCGAGCTGTGGACCGACAAGGACGGCCGGCGCCTGTGGTCCTGCCCCTTCCTGGCCGCCGTATGGCAGTTGGCCCGGCTCGGTCTGCTGCGCCACCTCGGCGAACCCGTGCTCACCGCGAAGCCCTGGGACGGCGACGGCTTCCCGCACGACTGGGACCGGCTGCCGCCGCTGCTCCAGCTCAACCCGGACGCCGACCCGTTCAGCGCGTACCGCACCTGCACCCTGATGCCCAACCGCTTCCTCGCCGTCGAGGACGCCGTACGGCTGATCCTGGACCAGATAGACGTGGACACCGACGCCCTGGAGCAGATCGACCGGCGCTCCCGCGGCGAGCGGGTCGAGGTCCCCGCCGTGGTCGCCCAGCGCGCCTCCTACGTCTTCTACGAGGAGCCCGCCGAGCCGCCCGCCGAAGGGAGTTGA
- a CDS encoding SCO2523 family variant P-loop protein, whose translation MLIFAASDKGGTGRSVTSANLAYHRSLAGDDVCYLDFDFGSPTATAVFDVPDARQAAEDRGLHSYLIGEVGEPVRVDVWSDTEHRVLRNRPPGSGRLVLMPGDLSGGEFATDDDNLRRCVDLLLRLNSEFDLIIVDLSAGRSYAVDMVLEATSLPEMRGVDARWLIFHRWTRQHVAAAAGLVFGKRGIVAGGVARGHDEDALRGAIRFVRAAVPDPKSQLWSQVSATQSAWMRECDRDLKQLASSHGIGYSQVLGAVPLEPVLQWREQLITDEDVLDSQIANMETWQALSDLAGRLTDDKYWEQA comes from the coding sequence GTGCTGATCTTCGCGGCCTCCGACAAGGGAGGCACGGGCCGTTCCGTCACCAGCGCCAACCTGGCCTATCACCGCTCGCTGGCCGGGGACGACGTCTGCTATCTGGACTTCGACTTCGGCTCGCCCACCGCCACCGCCGTCTTCGACGTGCCCGACGCCCGCCAGGCCGCCGAGGACCGCGGGCTGCACTCCTACCTCATCGGCGAGGTCGGCGAGCCGGTCCGGGTCGACGTCTGGTCGGACACCGAGCACCGCGTGCTGCGCAACCGGCCGCCCGGCTCCGGCCGGCTGGTGCTGATGCCCGGCGACCTCAGCGGCGGCGAGTTCGCCACCGACGACGACAACCTCCGCCGCTGCGTGGACCTGCTGCTGCGGCTCAACTCCGAGTTCGACCTGATCATCGTCGACCTCAGCGCGGGCCGCTCCTACGCCGTCGACATGGTGCTGGAGGCCACCTCGCTGCCCGAGATGCGCGGCGTGGACGCCCGCTGGCTGATCTTCCACCGCTGGACCCGGCAGCATGTGGCCGCCGCCGCGGGGCTGGTCTTCGGCAAGCGCGGGATCGTCGCCGGCGGAGTCGCCCGCGGCCACGACGAGGACGCCCTGCGCGGCGCGATCCGCTTCGTCCGGGCCGCCGTACCCGACCCCAAGTCCCAGCTGTGGTCGCAGGTCTCAGCCACCCAGTCGGCGTGGATGCGCGAGTGCGACCGCGATCTGAAGCAGCTCGCCTCCTCCCACGGCATCGGCTACAGCCAGGTCCTGGGCGCCGTGCCGCTGGAACCGGTGCTCCAGTGGCGGGAGCAGCTGATCACCGACGAGGACGTGCTCGACAGCCAGATCGCCAACATGGAGACCTGGCAGGCGCTCAGCGACCTGGCCGGCCGGCTCACCGATGACAAGTACTGGGAGCAGGCATGA